GATATAGCAAGATTTGGTGCTTTTGTAGATATTGGGTTACCAAAAGATATATTAGTTCCAATCAACAAACAAAAATCTCCTTTTAAAGTTGGTGAAAAAAGAGTTTTAAAATTAGTTGAAGATGAAAAATCAAATAGATTAATTGCTACTGAAAAGTTTAAAGAAGAGTATGATAGAAATACAAATAGTTTTAAAACAAATGATGAAGTAGAAATAATTGTTTATAAAAAAACACCTTTAGGTTTTAAAGTATATGTAAATAAGAATTTCGAGGGAATGCTTTATCATAATGAAATATTTTCAAAATTAAATATTGGTGATATTAAAAAAGCCTATGTTAAAACAGTAAGAGATGATGGAAAATTAGATATTGTTTTACAAAAAATAGGTGTTAAAAATAGTGATGATGATTTATACAAAATAGTTGAAGTTTTAAAATCGAATAATAACTATTTAGAAGTTACATCAAAAAGTGATTCAGAATTGATTACAAAGCTTTTTGAAATGAGTAAAAAAAGATTTAAAGCAGCACTAAATACTTTAATTACAGAAAATAGAGTGATTTTAGAATCAAACGCAATAAAACTTAACCATTAAGTAATAATTCAAATAAATTTTATATAATATTTTAAACAAAGAAATAAGGACAAAAAA
The window above is part of the Malaciobacter marinus genome. Proteins encoded here:
- a CDS encoding S1 RNA-binding domain-containing protein, coding for MNKQIKLGEINTLKINRASEPGLYLISEDEVEVLLPNAYIKDGMELGKTVDVFIYTDSEDRLVSTTLTPKLKLNEIAALEVVDIARFGAFVDIGLPKDILVPINKQKSPFKVGEKRVLKLVEDEKSNRLIATEKFKEEYDRNTNSFKTNDEVEIIVYKKTPLGFKVYVNKNFEGMLYHNEIFSKLNIGDIKKAYVKTVRDDGKLDIVLQKIGVKNSDDDLYKIVEVLKSNNNYLEVTSKSDSELITKLFEMSKKRFKAALNTLITENRVILESNAIKLNH